From Bacteroidia bacterium:
CGTATATCGTGGCGGTGGTTGGGGCGACGGTGCAGTTTTCTGCCGTAGTGCATGTCGCCACGAAAGCACACCTGAATACCGCTCTGACGACCTAGGTTTTCGTCTTGTATCGCTGTAACAAATAATAATGAATTATAATAATAAATCATTAAAATATTCCTAATTACATGGATAGTGTCTTAACGAACCATTTAAAAAACTAGAAACATTTTCAAGTTTAAATATACTATAACCATGTGTCGTATATATATGATTGATAATATTTACAAGCTAGTTAGGGGCAAGTTTAAAAACAATTTTACCTACAGACAAATATTTTGACAATTTTTTAATTTATTAAATATAAAAACATGAAAATTTATTCATTTTTTCTTTTAGTAATTGTTTTGTTTAATGTAAATGAATTTTGTTATTCTCAAAACTTACAATGGGCAAAAAGTATTGGTAGCAATAGCTGGGATCGCGGACGTTGCATGGCAATTGATCGCAATGAAAATTGTTTTCTTATCGGTCAATTTAATAATACTGCAGACTTTGATCCAGGTTTAGGAACTGCAAATCTTACTTCGTTTGGTTTAGGTGATATATTTTTTGCTAAATACGCTCAAGATGGTTCATATTTATGGGCAAATAATATTGGTAGTACTAATAGTGATATTGGGTACAGTATTGACACAGACTATAATGGGAATTGTTATATTACTGGATATTTCAAAGATACTGTGGACTTTGACCCAGGTTTAGGAACATCAACCCTTATATCTTTTGGTGGAATGGATATTTTCATTGCAAAATATGCACAAGACGGAACATTTATTTGGGCTAAAAATATCGGTAGCACTTTTGATGATATTGGCCAAAGTATAGCTGTTGATAGTATTGGGAATTGCTACATAACAGGATATTTTACTCTTACTGCTGACTTTAATCCGGGCATTGGAATTTCAAACCTTACATCAATTGGAGAAAGCGATATTTTCTTTGCCAAATACGATTCTAATGGGAATTATCTTTGGGCAAAAAGCATTGGAAGCTCTAATAACGATTATAGTTATTCTATAGCTATTGATAATTTGGACAATTGTTATATCACAGGAGGATTTTATGGTAATGCTGATTTTGACCCAAGTACAGGGACAGCTTTCCTTTCGTTACATGGATATGAAGATGTTTTCTTTGCTAAATATGGTTCTGATGGCTCATACCTGTGGGCTAAAAATATAGGTAATTCTTATTGTAATGGATCTAGTATAGCTGTTGACAGTATTGGCAGTTGTTACATTACAGGAAATTTTTATGGAACAGTTGATTTCGACCCTTCATCAAATACTGCAAATCTAACAACTATAGGTAATACCGATATTTTCATTTCTAAATATGCTACAGATGGTACATTTCTTTGGGCAAAAAATATTGGTGGTTCAGATTATGATTATGGACAGAGTTTAACAATTGATAGAATAGGTAATTGTTATATAACTGGTCATTTTGCTAACACAGTTGACTTTGACCCTGGCACCGGTGTCTCATCTCTTACCTCATTTGGTGGACACGATATTTTCTTTGCGAAATTCGAACCAAATGGAAATTTTCTTTGGGCTAAGAACATTGGAGGAACTTATAGTGAATACACTTATTCGATTACAGTTGATGACATTGGAAGTTGTTATATAACAGGTTACTATACAAATACTGTAGACTTTGACCCAAATACAGGTATAACAAATCTGATATCAGTTGGTTACGAAGATGTTTTTTTTGCTAAATATGACATATCAACAGGTGCCAATCAATTAGAGACTAAAGAAAATGAATTGTTTAGAATTTATCCAAGTCCAGCAACTGAAATAATTACTATTACTAATAATATTAATTCAAATGAGACTATTGTAAGTATTTTCGATTTTCAAGGAAAGCAAATAATTAATAGTATATTCCATAATGAAAAATCTATGGAGATAAATGTCAATAATCTAGTAAAAGGAATTTATTTAGTAAAAATACAAACTGACAAAAGTATTGAATCTAAAAAATTGGTAATTCAATGACAAATTTACTATTATTTAAAATAAACCAGCCCCTAACACACGGTTAAAATTTAGCAAACTGTTATAACCATTAGTAAAAATAAAAAAAAACATGATGAAAAAAATTACGTTCCTATTAATTATCGTGACTCAAATGATGAGTTATTCATTTGCACAAAATGACAATTTTGACTCAAAAAATCATGTTGGACAATTACAGTCAAGATCAGTAATTCAATGTAAAATCTGGAGACCTGAAAGTTTTTGCAACATTCCAGACTCTTTATCTCTTCCAAATTGGCGTGCTGACAATACAACTGTTGAATCAATTTCATGCGATCAATTGGACAAAAGTGAAAACCATGTTGGAGTCTGGCTTGTTTTATCTAAGAAAGATGGTTCATCTTTTTCTATGGTAAGCGGCTTAAAGAACATAAAACTTGTTAAGAAAAACAGTAAAGAAATCATATCGCCAACAGCGATTCTATGGAACTTTGCATTTAGTGACAAACTTGGTTATTTGTCATCAAATTTTAAAACAAATAGTTTTAAAGCAAAATTTGCTTCTAAAAAGCAAATAGATTTAATAATAATTTTTGCTGGTGCTGAAAAAGGAGATAAAGTATTTATCGATGATTTTATTGAAGCCGTTGTGCATGAATAAATACAATAACTGACAAATTACTTTTTGACAAGAATAAATTAAAACCACTGACTATAACTCCACCTATGATAACAATTAGCAGTCATTAGCAACTTAAAAAAATAATATATTGAACCATTAGCAATAATTATAAAAAAAAGACAATTATGAAAACTTTAATGAAATTATTATTACTCCTTTTAATTTGTAGTAATGCAACAGGACAGACTTATTATCACTTTCCTCTTTCTAATACAATTTGGAATATTTATGAACATAATGTTTGGTCCAATTCGAATACAGAAATGAAAAGATATGCATTCTTTAACGATACTGTAACAATAAATAATAAAGTATATTCAAAACTATATGAAATAGATGACACAACAATAAACTGTAGTAGTGCAAATTATTTGTTCCCTTTTAGAGAAGATAGTAGTAAAAAAGTTTACTTTAAAATTGATACAACTGAAGTTTTGCTTTATGATTTTTCCCTAAATGTTGGTGATACCATTCATTATAATTATTTGTTTTATGGTAATTTTATAAATCCATCTAATCATTTTAAAAGATTAGATTCTATTGGTTCAATACAAATAAATAATCTTTTTAGAAAAATATATTATTTCTCCGGTGGGATAACTGGAAACACATGGATAGAAGGAATCGGAGCAATTGATGGAGAAGGACTTTTTGCCCCAATAGCTGACATTTGTACATGTGGATTGACATATGAATTAGCTTGTGTTAAACAAAACGATACTGCAATATGGATAAATAATCCCATTTGTAATAGATGTTTTTGTAATCTGTATTTAAACATTGAAAATATTCAAACAAATATTGAAATAACAGTATATCCAAATCCAACAGAAAACAGTTTTAAAATAGATTTGGCCGAAATGCATAATTGCACAATGTTAAAGTTATTTTCAAGTGACATGAAACTAATAAATCAATTTAATATAGAAAATGAAAAACAAATAATTATAAATCAAAACATAAAATCAGGACTATATTTTATTGAAATCTCAAACGGTAGTAATAATAAGATTACAAGAAAGATTATAATAAAATAACTATTGTTAACAATATCTAAGATAACAAATAGCAATTCTCTGCAAGATGTACCTACCTACCAATGTGTAGACAATTGAATAAGCAATAAATGACAATCAAAGGAATAAAATACCAGTTTACTGCAAAGCCATGGAGATATGAAGGACCCAATGGCTGGTATTTTGTTTCACTACCTCTAAAGCTTGCAAATGAAATAAGAGAAACTCATAAATCAGAAGAAGAAGGCTGGGGACGTCTAAAAACAAGTGCAAAAATTGGAAATAGCGAATGGAAAACTGCTATCTGGTTTGACTCTAAAATGAAAACTTATTTGCTACCTTTAAAAGCTGAAATCAGAAAAAAAGAAAATATCACTGTTGAAAATAAAATAGAAATCATTTTGTGGATATAATTGATAAAACATTTTACTAATTTTGAAATCATAAAATAATACACATTGTTAAAATATACATTATATCTTATACTAGCTATTTTTGTTTGTAATACAAATATAATTGCACAAAAAGAGCTTCCATTTTATCGTCACAATTTAAAAATAGGAAGAAATTTATTAAACAGGGAAAACATACAGGGAGCCAGAAGTTTTATGGGTTGCGATATATTTAACGCCTATCCTGACACAACAAATAAGTATATTATTTTTGAGTTAAGATATAAACCTAATAACAAAGATGTATTTTTAAATTCGGGTTATATAACAAGATATAATTATAACGAAAGAAAGGTTATATGGACAAATAAAATAAATAAAACCTCGGTATTATTCAGCGAAAGCATTTTATTTACAAATTACTCAAATAAATCCCATTTAATAAACCTAAATGATGGTAATACTATATGGGAGAAAGAAATTAGTGTTCTCAGTTTTCCTCCTGACAACAAATATGCGTTAATAAAGTACAATTTAAAAACTCCATCACGCTTAAATGATTCAATTTATGCTTTTGATATAACAAATCAAAAAAGACTATGGAGCTGCTATTTAAAAGACAACAACAATATTACAGACATTAATTTCCTGCCTGATTCTACAGTATTAATAACAGCATCTGGAATTCATAAAATTGATTTAAAGAATAATAAAACATGGAGTTTTAATGCAAACATGACAAGAAAGAGACCATACATTGACAACAGTGTATATTTTATTGCAGCTATTGGTGGTGGTCTGGTTGGCGTATTAGTTGTAAACATTGTTGCAAACACAGTTTATAACATGAATGTTGCAGCAAATACTAAAACTCAGATTAAATCATATAAAGGAGTTTGTTCAAATGTTCTGATTAATGACAACAGATATTTTTTCGCTTCACTTGATTCTATTTACAATTTAAACAAAGAAGGGATTCCAATCTGGAGAAAATCTTTACCAGTTGACACTACTTCAACTTCTGTGTTATATGAATATGCAAAGAATTTAGTACTTATAAATACCGGGCAGGCATTAGCAGGTATTAAATACGAAAAATGCGGAAAACCTTATATCAGAATAATAAGAAAAGAAACCGGTGAATTATTCTTTATGAATAATATAAAAGTTGATACCACTATTGTTGATATAAAGCATAATAATGATACT
This genomic window contains:
- a CDS encoding T9SS type A sorting domain-containing protein; translation: MKIYSFFLLVIVLFNVNEFCYSQNLQWAKSIGSNSWDRGRCMAIDRNENCFLIGQFNNTADFDPGLGTANLTSFGLGDIFFAKYAQDGSYLWANNIGSTNSDIGYSIDTDYNGNCYITGYFKDTVDFDPGLGTSTLISFGGMDIFIAKYAQDGTFIWAKNIGSTFDDIGQSIAVDSIGNCYITGYFTLTADFNPGIGISNLTSIGESDIFFAKYDSNGNYLWAKSIGSSNNDYSYSIAIDNLDNCYITGGFYGNADFDPSTGTAFLSLHGYEDVFFAKYGSDGSYLWAKNIGNSYCNGSSIAVDSIGSCYITGNFYGTVDFDPSSNTANLTTIGNTDIFISKYATDGTFLWAKNIGGSDYDYGQSLTIDRIGNCYITGHFANTVDFDPGTGVSSLTSFGGHDIFFAKFEPNGNFLWAKNIGGTYSEYTYSITVDDIGSCYITGYYTNTVDFDPNTGITNLISVGYEDVFFAKYDISTGANQLETKENELFRIYPSPATEIITITNNINSNETIVSIFDFQGKQIINSIFHNEKSMEINVNNLVKGIYLVKIQTDKSIESKKLVIQ
- a CDS encoding T9SS type A sorting domain-containing protein, which encodes MKTLMKLLLLLLICSNATGQTYYHFPLSNTIWNIYEHNVWSNSNTEMKRYAFFNDTVTINNKVYSKLYEIDDTTINCSSANYLFPFREDSSKKVYFKIDTTEVLLYDFSLNVGDTIHYNYLFYGNFINPSNHFKRLDSIGSIQINNLFRKIYYFSGGITGNTWIEGIGAIDGEGLFAPIADICTCGLTYELACVKQNDTAIWINNPICNRCFCNLYLNIENIQTNIEITVYPNPTENSFKIDLAEMHNCTMLKLFSSDMKLINQFNIENEKQIIINQNIKSGLYFIEISNGSNNKITRKIIIK
- a CDS encoding DUF1905 domain-containing protein; this encodes MTIKGIKYQFTAKPWRYEGPNGWYFVSLPLKLANEIRETHKSEEEGWGRLKTSAKIGNSEWKTAIWFDSKMKTYLLPLKAEIRKKENITVENKIEIILWI